A stretch of the Streptomyces venezuelae genome encodes the following:
- a CDS encoding type 1 glutamine amidotransferase domain-containing protein: MRVAFLMAPMGVEQVELEKPWRAVRAEGWEPRLVSTRPGEIQAFRHLDRGDTFPVDDVVGSSTAEDFGALVLPGGVANPDSLRLDEQAVAFVRHFFGLARPVAAICHAPWTLVEADVVRGRTLTSWPSLMTDIRNAGGIWVDEKVQVCHAAPGTLVTSRKPDDLPAFCSALVQEFRR; encoded by the coding sequence ATGAGGGTGGCCTTTCTGATGGCGCCCATGGGCGTCGAACAGGTGGAGCTGGAGAAACCCTGGCGGGCGGTACGTGCCGAAGGCTGGGAGCCCCGGCTGGTCTCCACCAGGCCGGGGGAGATCCAGGCCTTCCGCCACCTGGACAGGGGCGACACCTTTCCCGTCGACGACGTGGTCGGAAGCAGCACCGCCGAGGACTTCGGCGCCCTGGTTTTGCCGGGCGGCGTGGCCAATCCCGACTCGCTCCGGCTGGACGAGCAGGCGGTGGCGTTCGTCCGGCACTTCTTCGGCCTGGCCCGGCCGGTCGCGGCCATCTGCCATGCCCCGTGGACCCTGGTCGAGGCCGATGTGGTGCGGGGGCGGACCCTGACCTCCTGGCCCAGCCTGATGACCGACATCCGCAATGCCGGCGGCATCTGGGTGGACGAGAAGGTCCAGGTCTGCCATGCCGCGCCCGGCACCCTGGTCACCAGTCGCAAACCGGACGACCTGCCGGCGTTCTGCTCCGCCCTGGTCCAGGAATTCCGGAGGTGA
- a CDS encoding SDR family NAD(P)-dependent oxidoreductase, giving the protein MDSTQTRRPLAVVTGGSSGIGFELAREFAEHGYDLVIAAEDPGLHDAAARLRAHGGAVRAVRCDLATFDGVETLYGDLHARGRPVDVAVLNAGVGQGGGFLETEFADQARVIDLNISSTVHLARRLLPEMTERGQGRMMITSSASAGRPGPFHAVQCASEAFLRSFSLALNSELKDKGVTVTALLPGTTDSRFFVRAGLLNTRLGRSRKDSPALVARQGFAALMAERPRRVAGSKRTRLEDLLGRLLPERARTALDHRWAEPGGGVHRL; this is encoded by the coding sequence ATGGACAGCACACAGACCCGACGCCCGCTGGCCGTGGTGACCGGCGGATCCAGCGGTATCGGTTTCGAACTGGCCCGCGAGTTCGCCGAGCACGGCTACGACCTGGTGATCGCCGCGGAGGACCCCGGACTGCACGACGCGGCGGCGAGGCTGCGGGCCCACGGCGGCGCCGTGCGCGCCGTACGGTGCGATCTGGCGACCTTCGACGGTGTCGAGACCCTGTACGGGGACCTGCACGCGCGGGGCCGTCCGGTGGACGTGGCGGTGCTGAACGCGGGGGTCGGGCAGGGCGGCGGGTTCCTCGAGACGGAGTTCGCCGACCAGGCCCGGGTGATCGACCTGAACATCTCCTCCACCGTGCACCTGGCCCGGCGGCTGCTGCCGGAGATGACGGAGCGGGGGCAGGGCCGCATGATGATCACCTCGTCCGCGTCGGCCGGCCGGCCCGGCCCCTTCCATGCGGTCCAGTGCGCTTCCGAGGCCTTCCTGCGGTCCTTCTCGCTGGCCCTGAACAGCGAGCTCAAGGACAAGGGGGTGACGGTCACCGCGCTGCTGCCGGGAACCACCGACTCCCGGTTCTTCGTACGGGCGGGCCTGCTCAACACCCGGCTGGGCCGGTCCCGGAAGGATTCTCCGGCCCTGGTGGCCCGCCAGGGCTTTGCGGCGCTGATGGCCGAGCGGCCCCGCAGAGTGGCGGGCAGTAAGCGCACCCGGCTCGAGGACCTGCTGGGCCGGCTGCTGCCGGAGCGTGCCCGGACCGCACTGGACCACCGGTGGGCCGAACCCGGCGGGGGCGTGCACCGCCTGTGA
- a CDS encoding (2Fe-2S)-binding protein has translation MERPAMAEVRLHVNGTVRTVEVPPQVSLLDALRERLGLTGPKKGCDQGACGACTVLVDGERICACLALAVQYEGRAITTIEGVADGDRPHPLQTAFVRHDGLQCGYCTPGQICSAIGMLAEHAAGEPSAVTGHPAEVPELTAEEIRERMSGNLCRCGSYNGIVDAIAEVAGR, from the coding sequence ATGGAGAGGCCCGCAATGGCCGAGGTACGGCTGCATGTCAACGGCACGGTCCGGACGGTCGAGGTGCCACCCCAGGTGAGCCTGCTCGACGCGCTGCGCGAGCGGCTCGGCCTGACCGGCCCCAAGAAGGGCTGCGACCAGGGCGCCTGCGGTGCCTGCACGGTACTCGTGGACGGGGAGCGGATCTGCGCCTGCCTCGCGCTCGCCGTCCAATACGAGGGCCGGGCGATCACCACCATCGAGGGCGTCGCCGACGGCGACCGCCCGCACCCGCTGCAGACGGCCTTCGTCCGGCACGACGGCCTCCAGTGCGGCTACTGCACCCCGGGCCAGATCTGTTCGGCGATCGGCATGCTCGCCGAGCACGCCGCGGGCGAGCCCAGCGCGGTGACCGGGCATCCCGCCGAGGTGCCCGAGCTGACGGCGGAGGAGATCCGCGAGCGGATGAGCGGCAATCTGTGCCGCTGCGGCTCCTACAACGGCATCGTCGACGCCATCGCGGAGGTGGCCGGGCGATGA
- a CDS encoding class I SAM-dependent methyltransferase: MPTADSSHYADELGRANPAEAARLRALADALDPETVRRLEEAGPAPDARVLEVGAGTGTVAAWLADRCPRGHITATDLDLSHLPAELPEHVHTLRHDIVEDPFPEGSFDLIHARCVLMHLPQRERVVERMRGWLAPGGTLLLEEIVHFPAALMPVGDPVRHSVEACCDLLASSYGMEAEWGLQATAALHRNGYQDIAAEMTLPAFRSDAAMTDWWIRTVTALGPRLRETGRMSQAEIDAALAALGEPEHLSFPLGVLAVRARVPLSGSGSGSGRP; the protein is encoded by the coding sequence GTGCCGACCGCCGACAGCAGCCACTACGCCGACGAACTCGGCCGTGCCAACCCGGCGGAGGCCGCCCGGCTGCGCGCCCTCGCCGACGCCCTCGACCCCGAGACCGTCCGCCGCCTCGAAGAGGCCGGGCCGGCGCCGGACGCGCGGGTCCTGGAGGTCGGGGCGGGCACCGGCACGGTCGCCGCCTGGCTCGCCGACCGCTGCCCGCGCGGGCACATCACCGCCACCGACCTCGACCTCTCCCATCTGCCGGCCGAGCTCCCCGAGCACGTCCACACCCTCCGCCACGACATCGTCGAAGACCCCTTCCCCGAGGGTTCCTTCGATCTGATCCACGCCCGCTGCGTGCTGATGCACCTGCCGCAGCGGGAGCGGGTGGTGGAGCGGATGCGCGGCTGGCTGGCTCCTGGCGGAACGCTTCTGCTGGAGGAGATCGTCCACTTCCCGGCCGCCCTGATGCCGGTCGGCGATCCGGTGCGCCACTCCGTCGAGGCCTGCTGCGACTTGCTGGCCTCCTCGTACGGCATGGAGGCGGAGTGGGGCCTGCAGGCGACCGCCGCACTCCACCGCAACGGCTACCAGGACATCGCCGCCGAGATGACCCTGCCCGCGTTCCGCTCCGACGCCGCCATGACCGACTGGTGGATCCGGACCGTGACCGCCCTCGGGCCGCGGCTGCGCGAGACCGGCCGGATGTCCCAGGCGGAGATCGACGCCGCGCTGGCGGCGCTCGGCGAGCCGGAGCACCTGTCGTTCCCGCTCGGCGTGCTCGCCGTCCGGGCTCGCGTACCGCTCTCCGGTTCGGGCTCCGGCTCCGGCAGGCCCTGA
- a CDS encoding DUF6328 family protein, with translation MPEVREGDRERGESPPERDESPLERADRRWNELLQELRVAQTGVQILFGFLLAVVFQPRFAELGDVDRAIYVATVVLGAATVGALVGPVSFHRLVSGRRRKPETVAWASRLTVVGLVLLYCTMASAFLLILRVVLHNDLAFWLMLVMAGWFALWWFAIPLWARNRSESMTDDEPSR, from the coding sequence ATGCCCGAGGTGAGAGAAGGCGACAGGGAGCGGGGCGAGTCCCCGCCGGAACGGGACGAATCCCCGCTGGAACGGGCCGACCGCCGCTGGAACGAACTTCTCCAGGAACTGCGGGTGGCCCAGACCGGCGTCCAGATCCTCTTCGGCTTCCTGCTGGCCGTCGTGTTCCAGCCCCGGTTTGCCGAGCTCGGTGATGTCGACCGGGCCATCTACGTGGCCACGGTCGTTCTCGGGGCGGCCACCGTGGGCGCCCTCGTCGGTCCGGTCTCCTTCCACCGGCTGGTGTCCGGCCGCCGGCGCAAGCCCGAGACGGTGGCCTGGGCCTCCCGGCTCACGGTCGTCGGCCTGGTCCTCCTGTACTGCACGATGGCCTCCGCCTTCCTGCTCATCCTCCGGGTGGTGCTGCACAACGACCTGGCCTTCTGGCTGATGCTGGTGATGGCCGGCTGGTTCGCCCTGTGGTGGTTCGCGATCCCCCTCTGGGCCCGCAACCGCTCCGAGAGCATGACGGACGACGAACCGAGCCGGTGA
- a CDS encoding cysteine hydrolase family protein, with amino-acid sequence MSRSALIVIDMLNTYEHEDAELLVPSVAGMLPTLVGLLERARAAGVPVIYANDNFGQWRSHHGEILGTALAGRRPDLVEPVRPDEDSLFVVKARHSVFYETPLAYLLGTLGVDRLVLTGQVTEQCVLYSALDAHIRHLAVDVPRDAVAAIHPDLAEAALHMMERNMGARVLDAADLGW; translated from the coding sequence ATGTCCAGGTCCGCGCTGATCGTCATCGACATGCTCAACACCTATGAGCACGAGGACGCCGAGCTGCTGGTGCCGTCGGTGGCCGGGATGCTGCCCACCCTGGTCGGCCTGCTGGAGCGGGCCCGGGCCGCGGGCGTTCCGGTGATCTACGCGAACGACAACTTCGGCCAGTGGCGTTCGCACCACGGCGAGATCCTCGGCACCGCACTGGCGGGACGGCGGCCCGACCTGGTGGAGCCGGTCCGGCCGGACGAGGACTCCCTGTTCGTGGTGAAGGCCCGGCACTCCGTGTTCTACGAAACCCCACTGGCGTACCTGCTCGGGACGCTGGGGGTGGACCGGCTGGTGCTGACCGGCCAGGTCACCGAGCAGTGCGTGCTCTACTCGGCTCTCGACGCCCACATTCGCCACCTGGCGGTGGACGTCCCCCGGGACGCGGTCGCCGCGATCCACCCGGATCTGGCGGAGGCGGCCCTGCACATGATGGAGCGGAACATGGGCGCGCGGGTGCTCGACGCCGCCGATCTGGGCTGGTGA
- a CDS encoding FAD binding domain-containing protein, whose amino-acid sequence MRPFSYLSAPDVATAVGAIAEHPGARFLGGGTNLVDLIRQNIERPDTVVDISRLPLDRIEELPDGGLRIGALVRNSRLAAHPLVRTRYPVLSQALLAGASAQLRNMATVGGNLLQRTRCPYFYDTAAHCNKREPGAGCDALDALDGAQRSTAVLGTSGHCIAAHPSDLCVALAALDAEVEAESVRGVRRIPLTGFHRLPGGTPHLETELAADELITAVELPALPWAVNSRYRKVRDRASYAFALVSVAAALDVRDGTVAGVRLALGGVGTKPWRARAAEQVLTGARADGAAFAEAAGAELAGAVGRSGNAFKTELARRTVVATLNRLSADGSPV is encoded by the coding sequence ATGAGGCCCTTCTCCTACCTCAGCGCCCCGGACGTGGCCACGGCGGTCGGTGCGATCGCCGAACACCCCGGCGCCAGGTTCCTCGGCGGCGGGACCAATCTGGTCGACCTGATCCGCCAGAACATCGAGCGGCCGGACACGGTCGTCGACATCAGCCGGCTGCCGCTGGACCGGATCGAGGAACTGCCGGACGGCGGGCTGCGGATCGGCGCGCTGGTCCGCAACAGCCGGCTCGCCGCCCATCCGCTGGTCCGCACCCGGTATCCGGTGCTCTCCCAGGCCCTGCTCGCCGGGGCCTCCGCGCAGTTGCGGAACATGGCGACGGTGGGCGGCAATCTGCTCCAGCGCACCCGGTGCCCCTACTTCTACGACACCGCCGCGCACTGCAACAAGCGGGAGCCGGGGGCCGGTTGCGATGCCCTCGATGCCCTCGACGGGGCTCAGCGCTCCACCGCCGTACTCGGCACGAGCGGGCACTGCATCGCCGCCCACCCCTCCGACCTGTGCGTGGCGCTGGCCGCGCTGGACGCGGAGGTCGAGGCCGAGAGCGTACGGGGGGTGCGGCGCATCCCGCTCACCGGGTTCCACCGGCTGCCGGGCGGGACCCCGCACCTGGAGACGGAGCTCGCGGCCGACGAGCTGATCACCGCCGTCGAGCTGCCGGCCCTGCCCTGGGCGGTGAACTCCCGCTACCGCAAGGTGCGCGACCGCGCCTCGTACGCCTTCGCGCTGGTGTCGGTGGCCGCCGCCCTCGACGTACGGGACGGCACGGTGGCGGGGGTCCGGCTCGCGCTGGGCGGGGTGGGCACCAAGCCCTGGCGGGCCCGCGCCGCCGAGCAGGTGCTGACCGGGGCGCGGGCCGACGGAGCGGCCTTCGCGGAGGCAGCCGGGGCAGAACTCGCCGGGGCGGTGGGGCGGTCCGGCAACGCCTTCAAGACCGAGCTGGCGCGGCGCACCGTGGTCGCCACCCTGAACCGGCTCTCGGCGGACGGGAGTCCGGTGTGA
- a CDS encoding xanthine dehydrogenase family protein molybdopterin-binding subunit: protein MNRSVGRGLDRVDGMAKATGRAAFSVDFPYEGTAYAALTYATVTRARITAIDTRAAEAVPGVLAVITHLNAPAMHPPAKPNPLRTETFASGSSVNYLNTDEVHWNGQPVAVAVAETPEAARYAAESVAVEYALLPHSVDFAAEEPNAVPQKGGLLQHPEGRKGDADAALAAAPVTVDLRFSTPRQHHNAIEPHATTAVWDGDRLTVHDGTQNLAWTRAHLAAKFGVPVAGVRVVTPYVGGAFGGKTVVWPGTILAALAARVTGRPVRLALTREGVYRATGGRQPSVQRVALGAERDGRLTALIHTSTAPVGRVGGIPEQITSVARHLYAAEHIRHRQYVLELDTLSNMVMRAPGESIGSFALESAVDELACRLGMDPVGLRMRNEPARNPIDGKAFSHRRLRACFAAGAEAFGWSARTPEPGSMREGHWLVGWGTAAAYHPAWVFPAAVTVRLNADGTALVRCAFHEMGMGGATAQGQLAADALGLPFEAVTVVYGDTELPFGPGAGGSAQTASVAQALLAACAKLRKAVGRPAPGESYAQVLARTGRDHAEAAVGSQSRIGKAVGQARFLGRLLGDRRRWVRAAAGAQFCEVRVDPDTGEVRVSRWTGVFDVGRVVNAKTTASQLRGGIVMGIGLALSEETLLDPRTGRIVNPSLSDYHVPVHADVPPIDVRCLDDPDPSMPSGIVGVGEVGITGVAAAVANAVRHATGRRVCELPLTPDRLL, encoded by the coding sequence GTGAACCGCAGCGTCGGCAGGGGCCTCGACCGGGTCGACGGGATGGCCAAGGCCACCGGACGGGCGGCGTTCTCGGTGGACTTCCCGTACGAGGGGACCGCCTACGCGGCGCTCACGTACGCGACCGTCACCCGCGCCCGGATCACCGCGATCGACACCCGGGCGGCCGAGGCCGTCCCCGGGGTGCTCGCCGTGATCACGCATCTGAACGCGCCCGCCATGCACCCGCCGGCGAAGCCGAACCCGCTGCGTACGGAGACCTTCGCCAGCGGCAGCTCCGTCAACTACCTCAACACCGACGAGGTGCACTGGAACGGCCAGCCGGTGGCGGTCGCGGTCGCGGAGACCCCGGAGGCCGCCCGGTATGCGGCGGAGTCGGTGGCGGTGGAGTACGCACTCCTCCCCCACAGCGTCGATTTCGCGGCGGAGGAGCCGAACGCGGTGCCGCAGAAGGGCGGACTGCTCCAGCACCCCGAGGGCCGCAAGGGCGATGCGGACGCCGCCCTGGCCGCCGCGCCGGTCACCGTCGACCTGCGGTTCTCCACCCCCCGGCAGCACCACAACGCGATCGAGCCGCACGCCACCACCGCCGTCTGGGACGGGGACCGGCTCACCGTGCACGACGGGACCCAGAACCTGGCCTGGACCCGGGCGCATCTGGCGGCGAAGTTCGGGGTCCCGGTGGCCGGGGTCCGGGTCGTCACCCCGTACGTGGGCGGGGCGTTCGGAGGGAAGACGGTCGTCTGGCCGGGCACGATCCTGGCGGCCCTCGCGGCCCGGGTCACCGGCCGCCCGGTCCGGCTGGCCCTCACCCGCGAGGGCGTGTACCGGGCGACCGGCGGGCGGCAGCCGTCCGTGCAGCGGGTCGCGCTCGGCGCGGAGCGGGACGGCCGGCTGACCGCGCTGATCCACACCAGTACCGCCCCGGTGGGCCGGGTCGGCGGCATCCCCGAGCAGATCACCTCGGTCGCCCGCCATCTGTACGCTGCCGAGCACATCCGCCACCGGCAGTACGTGCTGGAGCTCGACACCCTCTCGAACATGGTGATGCGGGCGCCGGGCGAGTCGATCGGCTCGTTCGCCCTGGAGTCGGCGGTGGACGAACTCGCCTGCCGGCTCGGCATGGACCCGGTCGGCCTGCGGATGCGCAACGAGCCCGCCCGGAATCCGATCGACGGCAAGGCCTTCTCGCACCGGCGGCTGCGCGCGTGCTTCGCGGCCGGCGCCGAGGCCTTCGGCTGGTCCGCGCGGACGCCGGAGCCCGGCTCGATGCGCGAGGGCCACTGGCTGGTGGGCTGGGGCACGGCGGCGGCCTATCACCCGGCCTGGGTGTTCCCGGCCGCGGTGACGGTGCGTCTGAACGCCGACGGTACCGCTCTGGTGCGCTGCGCCTTCCACGAGATGGGGATGGGCGGGGCCACCGCACAGGGCCAGCTCGCCGCCGATGCGCTCGGGCTGCCCTTCGAGGCCGTGACCGTCGTGTACGGGGACACGGAGCTGCCCTTCGGGCCCGGCGCGGGCGGGTCGGCCCAGACCGCGAGTGTGGCGCAGGCGCTGCTGGCGGCCTGCGCGAAGCTGCGGAAGGCGGTCGGGCGGCCGGCGCCCGGGGAGTCGTACGCGCAGGTCCTGGCCCGCACCGGCCGGGACCATGCGGAGGCGGCCGTCGGCTCGCAGAGCAGGATCGGCAAGGCCGTCGGGCAGGCCCGGTTCCTGGGGAGGCTGCTGGGCGACCGGCGGCGCTGGGTGCGGGCGGCGGCCGGGGCGCAGTTCTGCGAGGTGCGGGTGGACCCCGACACGGGTGAGGTGCGGGTGAGCCGGTGGACGGGGGTCTTCGACGTGGGCCGGGTGGTCAACGCCAAGACCACGGCGAGCCAGTTGCGGGGCGGCATCGTGATGGGGATCGGTCTCGCCCTCTCGGAGGAGACCCTCCTCGATCCGCGCACCGGACGGATCGTGAATCCGAGCCTCTCCGACTACCACGTGCCGGTCCACGCCGACGTGCCGCCGATCGACGTCCGGTGCCTGGACGATCCCGATCCGTCGATGCCGTCCGGGATCGTCGGGGTCGGGGAGGTCGGCATCACCGGTGTCGCGGCGGCGGTCGCAAACGCGGTCCGGCACGCCACCGGCAGGCGGGTCTGCGAGCTTCCCCTCACCCCGGACCGGCTGTTGTGA
- a CDS encoding nucleotidyltransferase family protein, with translation MKHPPESPASAASAAAVGSAAARTGELPPDHTQAILETTKRVATLLKASGKPFALAGSVAAFAHGVPARFQHDTDFCIRREDAEPVAAALKEGGIELREAPEDWLVKGRDDGEDIDLIFELARRPVDTALLDRAEVRSVDSVYMPVLAPTDLMDSRLAALAEHYCDFGDLLPMARVLRERIDWPRLDRAHRDSPLADAFLYLLERLDVIGPREPREPAAPREMSP, from the coding sequence GTGAAACACCCTCCAGAGTCCCCGGCGTCTGCGGCGTCTGCGGCGGCTGTGGGGTCCGCAGCGGCGCGGACCGGCGAGCTGCCCCCCGATCACACCCAGGCCATCCTGGAAACGACCAAACGGGTGGCGACCCTGCTCAAGGCGTCCGGCAAGCCCTTTGCGCTCGCCGGGAGCGTCGCCGCCTTCGCCCACGGGGTCCCCGCGCGCTTCCAGCACGACACCGACTTCTGCATCCGGCGCGAGGACGCCGAACCGGTCGCCGCCGCCCTCAAGGAGGGCGGCATCGAACTCCGGGAGGCCCCGGAGGACTGGCTGGTCAAGGGCCGGGACGATGGCGAGGACATCGACCTGATCTTCGAACTCGCCCGGCGGCCGGTGGACACCGCACTGCTCGACCGGGCCGAGGTGCGCTCCGTGGACTCCGTGTACATGCCGGTCCTGGCGCCCACCGATCTCATGGACAGCCGGCTCGCCGCCCTCGCCGAGCACTACTGCGACTTCGGCGACCTGCTGCCGATGGCCCGGGTGCTGCGCGAGCGCATCGACTGGCCCCGCCTCGACCGGGCCCACCGCGACTCCCCGCTCGCCGACGCCTTTCTCTACCTGCTCGAACGCCTCGACGTCATCGGACCGAGAGAGCCGAGGGAGCCTGCCGCACCGAGGGAGATGAGCCCATGA
- a CDS encoding metallophosphoesterase, with protein MTRIAAVGDIHLAPGSEGLLRPAFDTLDGHADLLLLAGDLTRHGTEEEARVVAGEVAGLPVPVIAVLGNHDYQSDRQDRVAHVLTDAGVTVLEGTGVRLDIDGTSVGIAGTKGFCGGFAGRCAGDFGEPEMKAFIRTTRDSADGLRRALLGLAEDGCALRIALTHYSPVPDTLAGEPLEIHPFLGSYLLAEAMDGAGADFAVHGHAHLGTEHGMTAGGIRVRNVAMPVIGRAFAVYDLHTATPAPTPDPAPAPAPAPAPAPSLRHAAAPDG; from the coding sequence ATGACCCGCATCGCCGCGGTCGGTGACATCCACCTCGCGCCCGGCAGCGAGGGCCTGCTCCGGCCCGCCTTCGACACCCTCGACGGGCACGCCGACCTGCTGCTGCTGGCCGGGGACCTCACCCGGCACGGCACCGAGGAGGAGGCCCGGGTGGTCGCGGGCGAGGTGGCCGGACTGCCGGTGCCCGTGATCGCCGTACTCGGCAACCACGACTACCAGAGCGACCGGCAGGACCGGGTCGCCCATGTCCTCACCGATGCCGGGGTCACCGTCCTGGAGGGCACGGGCGTCCGCCTCGACATCGACGGCACCTCCGTCGGCATCGCCGGGACCAAGGGCTTCTGCGGCGGCTTCGCCGGCCGCTGCGCCGGCGACTTCGGCGAACCCGAGATGAAGGCCTTCATCCGCACCACCCGCGACTCCGCCGACGGGCTCCGCCGGGCCCTCCTCGGCCTGGCCGAGGACGGCTGCGCGCTCCGGATCGCCCTCACGCACTACTCGCCCGTCCCGGACACCCTCGCCGGGGAACCCCTGGAGATCCACCCTTTCCTCGGCAGCTACCTGCTCGCCGAGGCCATGGACGGGGCGGGCGCCGACTTCGCCGTCCACGGCCACGCCCACCTGGGCACCGAGCACGGCATGACGGCCGGCGGGATACGGGTCCGCAATGTGGCCATGCCGGTGATCGGCCGGGCTTTCGCCGTGTACGACCTGCACACCGCGACCCCCGCTCCGACCCCGGATCCTGCCCCTGCTCCGGCTCCTGCTCCGGCCCCGGCCCCGTCTCTCCGGCATGCCGCTGCCCCAGACGGGTAG
- a CDS encoding SpoIIE family protein phosphatase, producing MAPADRPGGAEDPGPIRSEPGSLLERVAVAVFGIDGQDRVCYWGPGARSLFGHEAGEVLARPAARLFPDPPAGEPDSAAHLAERGRTLGYWRVRLPARHRDGTVFDCGFRVFPVTGATGDSVVMGLASAGTELDRVKTNLAFLDALFETCPIGLVMLDEDLRYVHLNEVLADMDGVPLQDHLGRRMTDIMITSDDGAYQRMLRSVAEEGRSVVSALVGLRTPGRPDRDQVRSVSLFPLSGAGDTRRGVGGLLVDVTDREQALLDATAARQRLALLDRAATRIGTTLDLNVTARELVDAAVPDFCDGAVVELVEWMHDTEPFDPELPLHTHRIASGTTLPPPAVELVSGLEWVTYPPGSGIHRTLSAGRPLLLPVDEEFTVRTVAHQERARLLLDSGLTTIVIAPLIARGTVQGITMFGRSAARTPFTDEDLRLAGELASRAALCLDNARLYGRVQDIALTLQRALLPNALASSPYVTLAHRYRPGSRLTEVGGDWYDVIELPGDRVALVVGDVMGHGVPAAASMGRLRITAKALARRNPEPEELLAELDVCAREFGIELATCLCLRYDPHTGHARIANAGHPPPLVRLPDGTVETLGEVLGVPLGVGGVPFRSAGTDLPEGAVLALYTDGLVETRGQDIDAGLDALREELRDCSDPLEEVADRILEHRLPETATDDTVLVLARVRRAREPGRSRGP from the coding sequence GTGGCGCCAGCCGATCGGCCGGGGGGCGCGGAGGATCCTGGTCCGATTCGGTCCGAACCGGGATCCCTGCTCGAGCGCGTGGCCGTCGCCGTCTTCGGCATCGACGGGCAGGACCGGGTCTGCTACTGGGGGCCCGGCGCCCGGAGCCTGTTCGGCCACGAGGCGGGGGAGGTGCTCGCCCGGCCCGCGGCCCGCCTCTTCCCGGACCCGCCCGCGGGCGAGCCGGACAGTGCCGCCCACCTGGCCGAGCGCGGCCGGACCCTGGGCTACTGGCGGGTCCGGCTGCCCGCCCGGCACCGGGACGGCACGGTCTTCGACTGCGGCTTCCGGGTCTTCCCGGTGACCGGGGCCACCGGGGACTCCGTCGTCATGGGCCTGGCCAGCGCGGGCACGGAACTCGACCGGGTGAAGACCAATCTGGCCTTCCTCGACGCACTCTTCGAGACCTGCCCGATCGGCCTGGTGATGCTCGACGAGGACCTGAGGTACGTCCACCTCAACGAGGTGCTCGCGGACATGGACGGAGTGCCCCTCCAGGACCACCTCGGCCGCCGGATGACCGACATCATGATCACCTCCGACGACGGCGCCTACCAGCGGATGCTGCGGTCCGTCGCCGAGGAGGGCCGGTCCGTGGTCAGCGCCCTGGTGGGACTGCGCACCCCCGGCCGGCCCGACCGCGACCAGGTGCGGTCGGTCAGCCTGTTCCCGCTCAGCGGGGCGGGCGACACCCGGCGCGGCGTGGGCGGGCTGCTGGTGGACGTCACCGACCGGGAACAGGCCCTGCTGGACGCCACGGCGGCCCGGCAGCGGCTGGCCCTGCTGGACCGGGCCGCCACCCGCATCGGCACCACCCTGGACCTGAACGTCACCGCCCGGGAACTCGTCGATGCCGCGGTCCCCGACTTCTGCGACGGCGCCGTGGTCGAACTGGTCGAATGGATGCACGACACGGAGCCGTTCGACCCGGAGCTGCCGCTGCACACCCACCGGATCGCATCCGGTACGACCCTGCCGCCGCCCGCCGTCGAACTCGTCAGCGGACTGGAGTGGGTGACCTACCCGCCCGGCTCCGGCATCCACCGGACGCTCAGCGCCGGCCGGCCCCTCCTCCTCCCGGTCGACGAGGAGTTCACCGTACGCACCGTCGCCCACCAGGAACGCGCCCGGCTGCTCCTCGACAGCGGACTGACCACCATCGTCATCGCCCCGCTCATCGCCCGCGGCACGGTCCAAGGGATCACCATGTTCGGACGGTCCGCCGCCCGGACGCCCTTCACCGACGAGGACCTACGGCTCGCCGGGGAGCTCGCCTCCCGCGCCGCGCTCTGCCTGGACAACGCCCGCCTCTACGGCCGGGTCCAGGACATCGCCCTCACCCTGCAACGCGCCCTGCTGCCCAACGCCTTGGCCAGCAGCCCGTACGTCACCCTCGCCCACCGCTACCGCCCCGGCAGCCGGCTCACGGAGGTCGGCGGGGACTGGTACGACGTGATCGAACTGCCCGGGGACCGGGTGGCCCTGGTGGTCGGCGACGTCATGGGGCACGGGGTGCCGGCCGCCGCGTCCATGGGCCGCCTCCGCATCACGGCCAAGGCGCTCGCCCGCAGGAATCCGGAGCCCGAGGAACTGCTCGCCGAACTCGATGTGTGCGCGCGCGAGTTCGGCATCGAACTGGCCACCTGCCTCTGCCTCCGCTACGACCCGCACACCGGGCACGCCCGCATCGCCAACGCCGGGCACCCCCCGCCCCTGGTGCGCCTCCCGGACGGCACGGTCGAGACCCTCGGCGAGGTGCTCGGCGTTCCGCTCGGGGTGGGCGGCGTGCCCTTCCGGTCGGCCGGCACCGACCTGCCCGAGGGCGCCGTGCTGGCCCTCTACACCGACGGCCTGGTCGAGACCCGAGGGCAGGACATCGACGCGGGCCTGGACGCCCTGCGCGAGGAACTGCGCGACTGCTCGGACCCGTTGGAGGAGGTGGCGGACCGCATTCTCGAGCACCGGCTGCCCGAAACGGCGACCGACGACACGGTCCTCGTCCTCGCCCGGGTCCGCCGGGCACGGGAGCCCGGCCGTAGCCGGGGTCCTTGA